In Spirosoma sp. KUDC1026, the sequence TGAATCTGCACCAGACAGTCGGTCAGTTCATCGACCATCCCGTCGATGGTTTCCTTAAGCAGATTCGCGGCTTTCTTGCTATACCACTCGCCCTTGTCGCGGGCGCTGGCAACGCGGGCACCCGCTTCTTTTTTTCCTTCCCCCGCAGCCACGGCTTTGATGAACCCACCAACCCCCGAGGCCCCATAAGAAAAGTCCATTTCGTCCAGACCGGCATCAGTAATCCGTTTCCAGGCCCGCTGTCCGTGCGCCACAACGGTCTGCTCAATCTGCCGATTGTAATCCAGCAGTTGCGTCCGGATAGCACGCAGGGCGGCAGGAGTGAGTGCCTGGGCAGCGTTAACGGCCTCATAAAACTGATCCGACGTGAGATTCCGGCCAAACTCTTTCAGCACTTCGGGTAGCTGATTCCAGCTGTTGCCTTCGGCTGCGGTATGGGTGTAATATTCACTCAGAATGGTCGTGATCTCGTCCATCTCATCAACGCCCGCTTTCTCGATCAGGCTGTCGATGGCCAGTTCCAGCACCTCGTCGGTTTCGAGTTCGACCTCAAACGAATAGGGTAAGCCCAGTTCGTCGGTAAAAGCGGTTACGATTCGCTGGGTAAATGAGTCAATGGTCGTTACGCTGAAATCGGCGTAGCAGTGCAGGATGGTCTTGAAAACCCGGTCGGCTTGCTTTCGGAGGTCCCCTTTAGCAATCTCGAACGCATCTGTTCCGGGCGTTAGCTCGTGCAACTCCTCAACGAGTACGTTCAACAAGGGCGGATTCTGCTCCGGACTGGCCAATGCCATCAGGTTCTTCAGAATCCGATCCTTCATTTCGTTGGCGGCTGCATTTGTGAACGTAACCGCCAGAATATGTTTGAAGTAATCGTTGCTCGCACCGGGACGGAGTGCCAGTTTCAGGTACTCTTTCGTCAGTGTATACGTCTTCCCCGACCCGGCCGATGAGCTATAGATTTTGAACATGGACAAAAAGGAGAATGGAGGAAGGGGAACAAGGAGAAAGGATGACTAAGAGGGGGCGTTTTGCTCATAGGTACCCGTTCAAATACTTTCTTTCTCCTTGTTCCCCTTCCTCCATTCTCCTAATTTTAAAAATTATACCGCAATCCTAATCCTGTATTCAGGTTCAGGAAAAAGGGCGCCTGGAGCAGTTCGACGTAGCCGCCACCTTCCAGGAAAAATGAATACGGCTTGTTGGGTGGAAAGAATTCTAGTCCCCCCACACCCGACGCACCAATCGACAAAGCGTTCTCGAATTCACCATTCAGACGGGGGGGGTAATACCTCCGGGTGTTGATCTGTCCACCCAGCCCGTAGTACGCCCGAATGCTTTCGCTGCTGGTCAGCGACTTATGGGTAATATAATGTCCCTGAATGCTCAGACCAACACTTCGGTAGGTGCCGGTCCGGTAGCTCCGGCGGGTGCCGTACAGCCCACCATACGTACCAACGTTCAGGTCAAAGGCGTGGTTACTACCAAAGTATTTTCGGACGTTGACGCCAGCGGGCTCTCCGATACGAAACCCAACCGACCAGTTGTTGTACTGGGCCATCGCCCGATGCGGCAGTGCCAGTCCACCCAGGGCAGCCAGCGTAAAAAGCAGAAACAGTTTTCTCATACACACTTTATTGGATAACAATCAGGCGTTCGACACCAGCTCCGGTTTCGTGGCTACTTCGCCCGTTCCGAGGGGCAAGTCTGTGGAGATCGGCGCATTCAACCGATTTCGGAGCACCTCCATTAGCCGTTCATTTTCGGGCTGCGTACCCACCGAAATCCGCAGACATCCCTCACATAACGTAACTTTTGACCGATCTCGTACGATTACCTGCTCCTGAATCAGGTGTTCGAAAACGGCAAAAGCGTTGTCAAACTGAACAAGCAGAAAGTTGGCATCGGAGGGATGAATTACCTGCACCGTCGGCAAAGAACGCAGATTTTCGGCCAAAATCGCCCGTTGTTCCAAAATCTTAGCAACCAACTCGTTCTTACCAGCCTCGTGCGCGAGGGCTTCCAGCGCCAGTTCCTGCGTGGGGGCCGAGATATTATAGGGCGGCTTGATTTTGTTCAGTACCCGAATCAACTCTTCAGAAGCAAAGCACATCCCCAGTCGCAGAGCCGCCAGCCCCCAGGCCTTCGAGAAGGTCTGCATGACCAGCAGGTTCGGATAGTTTGCCAGTTCATTGGTCCACGACGGCGTATCGGCAAAATCAATGTATGCCTCGTCCACGATCACCAATGACTGCTGAGCAGCTTCGAGTACCGTTCGGATTGCCTCCGCCGACAGCAGGTTACCCGATGGGTTGTTGGGCGAGCAGAAGAAAATCAGTTTTGTCGTTTCGGTGATATTAGCCAGAACAGCGTCGGTATTCACCTGAAAATCGGGCGTCAGCGGGACTTTCGTAATCGCTACGTCATTGACACCCGCCGACACTTCGTACATACCGTAGGTGGGCGGCATAATCAGGATGGAGTCGATACCCGGCCGACAGGTTGCCCGGATCAGCAGATCGATGGCTTCGTCGGATCCGTTACCCAGAAAGATCTGCTCGGGCGCTACGTGTTTGATGGGAGCCAGTCGCTGTTTGATTGCCCACTGGTAAGGATCAGGATATCGGTTGTAATTACCCGACTCCGTGACCGAGCCGAGTGGATTTTCGTTAGCATCCAGGAACACCCCCTCTTTACCCGTATACTCATCCCGCGCAGACGAATACGGTTTGAGACTAAGAATGTGCGGGCGCAGGAGCGATTGAAGATTGAAGGCTTGCATCAGTTTAATTTCTGAAAAAAATCTAGGATCGAACGTAATGGGTTCGACCGAAATGAGTTGTATGTCGGGAAAAACGCCTGCGTTATATTCAGAAGATAATTGTACTGCTTATGATATCGGCGTCGGCCGCCAGCGAAATGCTAGCTTATCCACAGCCCGCATCGTACAAAGCACCCCGTTCAGGTGGTCGTACTCGTGTTGAATCAGCTCAGACAGGCCCCAATCCGTTACGTTCCAGGTTTGTGGTTGCCAGTACTCGTTACGAAACGATAGCGTCAGGTTCCGGTGTCGCCGGACGTGAACCAGCAGATTCGGGAAGCTCATACAATCGTCCCACAGGTCGCCCATTTCGTCACTTACTGACGTTAATTCCGGGTTGATAATGACCGTGGGTCTATCAATATTGAGATAAATCAGCCGCTTCATAATGCCCAGCTGCGGGGCGGCAATCCCCCGCCCGAACCGGTATTTCGCCCGAATTTCCTCCATGACGTTGTGCAGATCCGATACCCAGTCCGGCACCAGCGGTAGCTCTGATTCCAGCACAGGTTCGCAGGTTTCGTACAGACGGGGATCACCCAGCAGGAGTAGATCAGCGAGGTGTTTCATGCGTTCATTACTTCGGCCAGGCTGATTATCTGCAGGCCGTCAACAGTCGAGAAATCGGCTACATTATGGGTCAGTACGGGCAAATTGTACAACAAAGCTGTAGCCGCAATGATAGAGTCTCCCAGCGAGCGCCGACGTTGCTGCCGTAGCCGGATGGCGGTACTGATGACCGCGGCAGAAATATCGACAACCTTAATGAGATCAAAAAACGTCTCAAACTGGTCTTTTTCTACGTCATTCAAGCGATGAAAACCAACTACTTCGAGCTTGGTAATAGCCGAAACATGAATCGCATCTATTCTATCTAACAGATACTGCAATAGCGCATCACGGTTAGGCTGAATCGCGTAAATAATGACATTACTATCAACAATCATTCTTCCCGACCGTCAAGAACCCGATCCCAACTGCGAATTTCACGTTGCCACTCAGCGGCATCGCCATATATCTCTGCTATGTTACTCTTCTGTAGCTGGTCAATAGCCGCCATGAAGGCCGTCTTTCTAGCAATCAAACTCTCATTTTTCTGAGGTACAACCCGAACATTAAGACGAGAGAGCAACTGCAATAACAGGGCTTCGTCCTCCGGCGAATCAATTTCGATTAGTAACTGGCTCATTAGCTCCTTGTTCTGTTCGTAGCAAGATAACAAACTCAGACGGGTTTTGCTTCGGCCAAGCTCGCCAGCCGCAGACTAACGGCCCGCTTGTGCGCGTCCAGCGACTCAGCTTCGGCCATCGCTTCTACCACGGGACCAACCTGCCGGAGTCCCTGGGGCGTAATGTGCTGCATCGTGATTTTCTTCACGAAACTATCCAGCGACACGCCACTGTAGGCACGGGCAAAACCGTTGGTCGGCAGCGTATGGTTTGTGCCCGACGCATAGTCTCCAGCAGATTCGGGTGTGTAGTTGCCCAGAAAAATCGATCCGGCGTTGGTGATCTGTTCAGCTACTTCCTCGGCATTCTCGACACTTAAAATTAAGTGCTCGGCCGCGTAAGTATTGAGCAACTCAATCGCTTCGGCCTGACTGCCCACCAGAATGGCTTTGCTATTTTGCAGGGCCTTAGCCGCCATGTCGCGACGGGATAGTTTTTCCAGTTGCGATACCAGCGCGATGTTCACCAGCTCGACCATTTTCTTACTCGTCGATACCAGCAACACTTGACTATCGGCCCCGTGTTCCGCCTGCGACAGCAAATCAGCCGTTACGAAGGCGGGAACGGCCGAATCGTCGGCATAAACGGCCACCTCACTCGGGCCAGCGGGCATGTCGATGGCCACACCTTCCTTTGCCACCAGCATTTTGGCCGCTGTTACGTACTGGTTACCGGGGCCGAAGATTTTGTACACCTGTGGCACTGACGTTGTTCCATAGGCCATAGCCGCAACGGCCTGTGCCCCGCCAATGCGAAAGACTTTCGTGACGCCCACCAGACTGGCTGCGAAATAAATAGCCGGGTGATCGCTGGGGGTACATAACACCACTTCACGACAGCCCGCCAGTTGCGCCGGAACACCCAACATCAGCACGGTGCTGAACAAAGGGGCCGTACCGCCCGGGATGTACAAGCCAACCTTTTCGATGCCAACGCTTTTCCGCCAGCAGGTTACCCCCGGCATCGTTTCGATTTTCTCGATGGGTTGTTTCTGCTTTTCGTGAAAAAGCCGGATGTTCTGGTAAGCCTGCTGGATGGCTTTTTTTAACGTATCGTCAAGTCGCTCACCGGCAGTTTTCCACTGCTCGTCTGGCACCAGCAGCCCCGTTTCAGACAAATCGACTTTGTCAAATTTTTTCGCCAATTCAACCAGAGCCGCATCACCCTGCTCCTGTACCTGCGCCAGAATAGGGGCAACAATGGCTTCGATCTGCTTTGTCGACTGCACCGGCCGGGCCAGCAACGCCGGCCAGTCAGCGCGGGCCGGGAAAGAGATGATGTTCATTTTTTGAAGGAGGAAAGGGAGGAGGGGGAAGAAAGGGAGGAAAGGGAGGATCGACAACGAAAGCTACATTATGTTCGTTTACCTTCTCCCTTTCTTCCCCCTCCTCCCCTTCCTCCTTTCTAATAAATCATTTTCTCAATGGGGATAACCAGAATTCCTTCGGCTCCGGCGGAGCGGATGGCTTCGATGTTTTCCCAGAATTCGTTCTCGTTAAGCACCGAATGCACCGAACTCCAGCCTTCCGTCGCGAGGGGCGTTACGGTTGGGCTTTTCATTCCCGGCAGCAGCGCTGTAATCTGATCAATAGCGTGGTTGGGCGCGTTCAGGACGATGTATTTATTATTCTTGGCGGCCTGCACGGCCTTGATCCGGAACAATAATTTTTCGAGCAGTGCTTGTTTGTCGTCGGAAAGACCGGGCTGGGCAATCAGGATGGCTTCAGAGCGGAAAATCGTTTCCACTTCCATCAGGCCATTGCTCAGCAACGTACTGCCCGAGCTGACAATATCGCAGACGGCTTCAGCCAGCCCGATACTAGGCGCAATTTCAACCGAGCCACTGATTTCGTGAATGTTAGCCTGTACGCCTTTCTGAGCCAGATAGTTGCCCAGCAGGTTGGGATACGACGTAGCGATATTCTTCCCATTCAGTTGATGCAGTCCCTCCCACTCTGTCCCTCGTGATATGGCAATCGATAGGCGGCACTTGGAAAAGCCCAGTCGGTGCACCGTTTCTACCGGGCGTCCGGTTTCAACCGCTACGTTCTCGCCAACAATACCCAGATCAGCCACGCCATCTTCGACGTAGCCCGGAATATCGTCGTCGCGCAGGAACAGAAACTCAGCGGGAAAATTAGAGGAAATGGACCGGAGCTTACCAGTCCCGTAATCGAAGCGGATACCGCACTCTTTAAACAGTTGGTACGAGTCTTCGCTTAGCCGACCCGATTTTTGTAAGGCAATACGCAATACAGAAGCCATAATTCAGGAAAACAGACAAATCGTTCATGACCAGCGCAAGCGCTCGGCATCCGGATTTACTAAGTTGAGAGGGCAAAAATAAGGGAAATACAACGGTCCAACGGATTGGTCGCGCGGCTTAGCAGCCATGATGATGGCGACGATGTCGGAAGAAAGAAGCAGCGGCCCGTTGTGAAAGCATGACGCAAAGGTAATAGGGCCCGGTTTATTGCACAAGTGAATTCCCGACCGATATGGATTGGCACCTATAAATCAATAGTATTCGGCTCTCATGACAATTTATGGCGCCGTAGAGCTCGCAAGCGAATTTCTCTACAGATGAGTAGCCCCCACCAGAGGAAAGTATTAAATCGCTGCGCTGGCCTTTTAGAAGATAGAGCCACGAAAAAGACTAGTCTAACGTAATCAAACAGCAATGACCAGACGGGAAGCAGTAACGCACGTAGCCTGGATACTAGGCGGAGTTTTCTCCGCACCGACGATTCAGGCCATGAATCGGTGGCAGGAAATGAGTCTTTCCCCAAACGCAGTCCACCAGACAGGCGCTTTCCTGACCGAAACGCAGCATGAAATTATGGCGCGCGTTGCCGACCTCATCATTCCCCGCACCGACACACCGGGCGCTGTCGACGCGGGTGTACCCGACTTTATGGAGGTGATGCTACGCGATTGTTATAAAAAGCCCGCCCAGGATGCGTTTCTAATGGGCGTCGACGGACTGGAAAAGAAAGGCTTTCTGAAATTATCACCCGGGGAGCAAACGGCGACGTTGAGACAGATTGAAGCCGATGCGCCGAAAGATGGCAGTCCATCCTTCTGGCTCATCACGAAAGAACTAACGCTGCTGGTCTACTATACCTCGGAAGCCGGTATCAAAGCCTCGTTTGACTACCAACCAATTCCGGGCAGGTTCGAAGCTATCAAAATCAAGCCCGGCCAGAAAGATTTTATGTATGGCAACCAGGCTTAACAGCAACGTATCACACATCCACTCTTTGACTCACTGAACACGATGAATCTGAATATAAAAGCGGATCAAGGACAGACGTACGACGCCATTGTAGTTGGCTCGGGTATGACGGGGGGCTGGGCCGCCAAAGAACTTACTGAGAAAGGGCTGAAAGTGCTGATGCTCGAACGGGGCTATGAAATAAAGCACGTCGAAGATTACAAAACGGCTTTTAAAGACCCCTGGGAGTTCGAGCACCGGGGTAAGATCAGCAACGTAGCCGCCGAGGAACATTACGCGACGATGTACTTCTCGGCCAAGGAAGGCTCGCAGTATATGTTCACCAACGATAAGGAGCACCCATACGTCCAGAAACGGCCCTTCAACTGGATTCGGGCGTACCATACCGGCGGCAAATCGCTTGTGTGGGGGAAACATACCTACCGCTGGAATCAGGAAGATTTTCTGGCCAATGCCAAGCAGGGCATCGGCATCGACTGGCCCATCCGGTACGAAGACCTGGTGCCCTGGTATTCGTACGTCGAAAAATTCGTTGGTATTAGCGGCCAGGCCGAGAAACTGGCCGTACTGCCGGATAGTCATTTCCAGCCGGGGATGGCCATGACCGCGCCCGAGATTCACCTGAAAAACTCCGTAGCGCAGAAACTAAACCGGCCCATCACCATCGGGCGGGTGGCGCACCTGACCAACCCCCAACCGTGGCACACCGCGCTAGGACGGGCGAGCTGTCAGTTTCGCAACCGCTGCACACGGGGCTGTCCGTTTGGGGCTTATTTCAGTTCGCTAGCCGCTACGTTGCCTGCCGCCCGTCAGACTAATCGGCTGACGGTTGTGCACAACGCGATTGTGCAGGAGATCATCCTCGATGACAAAGCGCAGAAAGCAAAAGGCGTACGGGTCATTGATCAGAATACAATGGAGGTGCGGGAGTTCTACGCCAAGGTAATTTTCCTGAATGCGGGCACTATTGGGTCGACATCAATTCTGATGAACTCCAAATCGGCCCGCTTCCCCAACGGGCTGGGCAACGACAGCGATCAGCTAGGCCGCAATCTGATGGACCATCACCTGGCCATCGGTGCCCGGGCTGATATCGACGGTTTTGAGAACGATTACTACTTCGGTGCCCGGCCGGGAAGTTTGTACATTCCGCGCTTCCGCAACTGGGGAAATGATAAACGGGATTACCTCCGGGGATTTGGCTATCAGGGCGGGGCATCCCGGGCTGATTGGTCGCGGGGGGCTGCCGAAACGGGTTTTGGGGCCGATTTCAAAAAGAAAATGACGCAGCCGGGTCCCTGGAAAATTAATCTCAGCGGTTTCGGTGAAGTACTTCCCGACCCGAACAATCGATTCTATCTCGACAATAACCAGCTCGATAAGTGGGGGCAGCCGCAGGTCGTTTTTGACGCTGACTTCGGCGAAAACGAGCGGGCCATGCGGAAAGACATCATGAACGACGGGGCTGAAATGCTCGAAGCAGCTGGTTTCAAGAACGTGGTCGCCTACGACAATCCCGTGGCCCACATGGGACTGGGCATTCACGAGATGGGGACGGCCCGCATGGGTAAAGACCCGAAGACCTCGGTGTTGAACAAGTTCAACCAGGTCCACGCCTGCAAAAACGTATTTGTAACGGACGGCTCGGGCATGACCTCAGCCTCGAACGTGAATCCATCGCTGACATACATGGCGCTAACCGCCCGTGCCGCCGACCACGCTGTGGCCCAGCTCAAAGCACGAAATCTGTAACGTAATGTTTTCTCTTTTTCAGAAGCGTACTGTCTGTCATTCTATGTAAGGATGATAGACGGTACGTTTCTGATTTATACCAGTTCAGCCATTCGCTCATCGAAGGCGGCCAAGTAGCTGCGCGAGACAGGAATCTCGCGGTCGGAACCGCTAACCTGTAACTGGTAGCCGCGGGCGTTACCACTCGTGTGATTGATCGCTTTCAGATTCACGATAAACGCTCGGTGACAGCGCAGGAACTGCGAATGATCAGCCAGGGCGGCTTCCACCGTTTTGAGCGTACTGCGCAGGACCGTTTTCTGCGGGAACATGAAATTCAACCAGTACACCTCGACGTAATTACCCACCGATTCGACGTAAAGCAGTTGATTCGGCAGTATACTCAGGCGCTCATTGCCGGTTTCGGAAACCAGCAGAATGGATTTGGGTAGCTCAGGCTCAGCGGCAGGAACGACGGGTA encodes:
- the hisC gene encoding histidinol-phosphate transaminase, with the translated sequence MQAFNLQSLLRPHILSLKPYSSARDEYTGKEGVFLDANENPLGSVTESGNYNRYPDPYQWAIKQRLAPIKHVAPEQIFLGNGSDEAIDLLIRATCRPGIDSILIMPPTYGMYEVSAGVNDVAITKVPLTPDFQVNTDAVLANITETTKLIFFCSPNNPSGNLLSAEAIRTVLEAAQQSLVIVDEAYIDFADTPSWTNELANYPNLLVMQTFSKAWGLAALRLGMCFASEELIRVLNKIKPPYNISAPTQELALEALAHEAGKNELVAKILEQRAILAENLRSLPTVQVIHPSDANFLLVQFDNAFAVFEHLIQEQVIVRDRSKVTLCEGCLRISVGTQPENERLMEVLRNRLNAPISTDLPLGTGEVATKPELVSNA
- a CDS encoding peptide deformylase, with product MKHLADLLLLGDPRLYETCEPVLESELPLVPDWVSDLHNVMEEIRAKYRFGRGIAAPQLGIMKRLIYLNIDRPTVIINPELTSVSDEMGDLWDDCMSFPNLLVHVRRHRNLTLSFRNEYWQPQTWNVTDWGLSELIQHEYDHLNGVLCTMRAVDKLAFRWRPTPIS
- a CDS encoding type II toxin-antitoxin system VapC family toxin, with the protein product MIVDSNVIIYAIQPNRDALLQYLLDRIDAIHVSAITKLEVVGFHRLNDVEKDQFETFFDLIKVVDISAAVISTAIRLRQQRRRSLGDSIIAATALLYNLPVLTHNVADFSTVDGLQIISLAEVMNA
- the hisD gene encoding histidinol dehydrogenase, with the protein product MNIISFPARADWPALLARPVQSTKQIEAIVAPILAQVQEQGDAALVELAKKFDKVDLSETGLLVPDEQWKTAGERLDDTLKKAIQQAYQNIRLFHEKQKQPIEKIETMPGVTCWRKSVGIEKVGLYIPGGTAPLFSTVLMLGVPAQLAGCREVVLCTPSDHPAIYFAASLVGVTKVFRIGGAQAVAAMAYGTTSVPQVYKIFGPGNQYVTAAKMLVAKEGVAIDMPAGPSEVAVYADDSAVPAFVTADLLSQAEHGADSQVLLVSTSKKMVELVNIALVSQLEKLSRRDMAAKALQNSKAILVGSQAEAIELLNTYAAEHLILSVENAEEVAEQITNAGSIFLGNYTPESAGDYASGTNHTLPTNGFARAYSGVSLDSFVKKITMQHITPQGLRQVGPVVEAMAEAESLDAHKRAVSLRLASLAEAKPV
- the hisG gene encoding ATP phosphoribosyltransferase; the protein is MASVLRIALQKSGRLSEDSYQLFKECGIRFDYGTGKLRSISSNFPAEFLFLRDDDIPGYVEDGVADLGIVGENVAVETGRPVETVHRLGFSKCRLSIAISRGTEWEGLHQLNGKNIATSYPNLLGNYLAQKGVQANIHEISGSVEIAPSIGLAEAVCDIVSSGSTLLSNGLMEVETIFRSEAILIAQPGLSDDKQALLEKLLFRIKAVQAAKNNKYIVLNAPNHAIDQITALLPGMKSPTVTPLATEGWSSVHSVLNENEFWENIEAIRSAGAEGILVIPIEKMIY
- a CDS encoding gluconate 2-dehydrogenase subunit 3 family protein, yielding MTRREAVTHVAWILGGVFSAPTIQAMNRWQEMSLSPNAVHQTGAFLTETQHEIMARVADLIIPRTDTPGAVDAGVPDFMEVMLRDCYKKPAQDAFLMGVDGLEKKGFLKLSPGEQTATLRQIEADAPKDGSPSFWLITKELTLLVYYTSEAGIKASFDYQPIPGRFEAIKIKPGQKDFMYGNQA
- a CDS encoding GMC oxidoreductase, whose product is MNLNIKADQGQTYDAIVVGSGMTGGWAAKELTEKGLKVLMLERGYEIKHVEDYKTAFKDPWEFEHRGKISNVAAEEHYATMYFSAKEGSQYMFTNDKEHPYVQKRPFNWIRAYHTGGKSLVWGKHTYRWNQEDFLANAKQGIGIDWPIRYEDLVPWYSYVEKFVGISGQAEKLAVLPDSHFQPGMAMTAPEIHLKNSVAQKLNRPITIGRVAHLTNPQPWHTALGRASCQFRNRCTRGCPFGAYFSSLAATLPAARQTNRLTVVHNAIVQEIILDDKAQKAKGVRVIDQNTMEVREFYAKVIFLNAGTIGSTSILMNSKSARFPNGLGNDSDQLGRNLMDHHLAIGARADIDGFENDYYFGARPGSLYIPRFRNWGNDKRDYLRGFGYQGGASRADWSRGAAETGFGADFKKKMTQPGPWKINLSGFGEVLPDPNNRFYLDNNQLDKWGQPQVVFDADFGENERAMRKDIMNDGAEMLEAAGFKNVVAYDNPVAHMGLGIHEMGTARMGKDPKTSVLNKFNQVHACKNVFVTDGSGMTSASNVNPSLTYMALTARAADHAVAQLKARNL